The window TCACTTATGTTTTTTGTTTTCCGTACCGTCAGCGCAAGCATTAAAAACGGAATAATGCGCTGCATTAAAAATGCAAGGGTTCCGAAAAAGAGCGGAACGGAAGAGTGAGAAAACCGTTTATATAAAAAAGGCGTATAATAGTGTAAGGCAAAATTGCCGATAAACCAAAGCGCCGCAATGCCGGCAGCACGCCACTCGTGTGCAATCATCATGACCGCTGCGGCAATGGCAAAAGCCGTGATGACGATTACCTGTTTACCCGACAAAATTAAAAACATCATCAGTATCAGGTTTAAAAAGAGGAAGGTTCTAAAATCCAATATCTTCTTTGACGATAAGCGCATTTTTTCTCCGAAACTTTTACCGGCTATAAATTAAATAAACCTTTTTTTAAAATGCAACAGTTTTCAAGGTTTAAACTTTGGAAACTGTTGCATTCGTGCGCGAAAAACGCACACGTTAATAAGCGATATTTGCTTTGCAAACTCGGCTAGTGTTTTTAAGCGGCACTATTTTAGCCGCTTAAAATAAACCTTCATTAAAATTGAACAACTGAACAAAGTATCAACTTTGGAAGTTGTTCAATTCGTGCGCGAAAAGCGCACATACAATCCGCAAGTTTGCTCCGCAAACTTGACAGTGTTTTTAAGCGACACTATTTTAGCCGCTTAAAATAAACCTTCCTATAAATTCTGCAACCGCAAGAATTTTCAAATTCTGAGGATTGCAGAATTGCCGCACTTTTGCAAGCGAAGCCTGAAAAAGTGCATACAATAATGCGAGTTTGTTTTACAAACTCGACAGCGTTTTTAGGCGGCACTATTTTAGCCGCTTAAAATAAACCTTGTTTAAAAATATGTTTTTTGATATAATAAAAAATAATGTTAGTTTAGTCTATCAATTTTGATAAAGATTGGCTTTTACTGATATGATTTGTCTTTTTTATAACAGAAAAAGGTTCCCGTTATGGAAAAAATATACAGCTCGTTTTTAAAACATACAAATTCTCATATTATAAAAGGTAACAACCCGTATCGGAATTTTGAAACATACTTTTTTTCTTCGGAAATAGGAACGGGTTATACTGCAATTTATTCGGTAGATTCTTATGCCGACATTTGTATTACCGACCATATTTATTACAGCGATTTTAAATATGCGGTACCGACGGATGAAGGGATTTATTTTCAACAATATGATTCAATAGATTCAGAGCGGAAGTATTATGCGGGCAGGGTATATCCCGGAATGCAATATCTTACAGTCAAACAAAAGCCGGGAACCGTTTGTTATGTTATTAAAAAAAAGACACCGGCACGGGTTATCGGAGTTCAATTAAAACCGGAGTATTACCGCAGTTATTTAAAAAAGATGTTCGGAATAGAGGAAGATGAGTTTAGTAAAAAGATTGCTGTTTTGCCTAAAGAAATTCGCATACCTGAAATTTCGCTTATATTGAATCAAATACGCACGTTTGCGGGAAGTTCTGCAAGTGCAAAACTCTTTTTTAAAAGCAAGGTTGATGAGATTACTTCATTGCTTTTGCAAAAAAGTGATGCCGCATTAAAGAGCTGTCATAGTATTACAAAAGCAGACCATGAAGCTATTATGATGACGATTGAATATATACACTCCAATTTAAGTAAAAAACTTTCGCTTAAACAGCTCGCAAATATGTCTTATATGAGTCCGTCGAAGTTCAAGTATGTTTTTAAAGCAGTTACCGGACTTACGCTCGGCAGCTATATGTTAAACACACGAATGGAAAAAGCCTGCGTTATGCTTTGTAAGACAAATATGTATGTTGCAAATATTGCACAAAGTTTAGGCTACTCCAATACCGGTTATTTTTCCGCACGCTTTAAAGAGTATACCGGACTGTTACCGAATGAGTACCGCTGTCGGTAAAAGCGATGGCGCTATTATACTGTTATTCGCACGGGATATCTTGATAGCAAAATTTTATAGGTTTACTGCCAAGCGGATAAAAACAATTTTCTCCCGCTGCCGCAACGCCTGAATTTTTCCATAGATAAACAAACACAATTTTACGTCATCAGATCTCCGTTAAAACGCAAAAACATAAAGCCATACACGTAAAAATTATAATTGCAGACGATAAAGCATATAGAATAGAAAAAAAATAAAAATTTTGATATTATGCAGATATATAGAGGGACTATAATGACTTTAAAAGAATTACTACATACAAGCGGCTATACACTTTCTCAATTTAAACAAGAAAAAATTGCTGTATTTGAAAAAACGATTATTTTAAAAGGGGAAAAACAAACTCCGTATATCAACTGCATTATACGCGGGAAAGAAATAAAGCTAACCCCCGAAGAGGCGGTACGCCAGCTGTATACTCAAACGCTCATTGAAGAATACGGTTATGATAAACAAAACATCAGTTTTGAATATCAAGTACAAATGGGGCGTGATTCGCATAAGCGGGCAGATATCATCGTGTTTGAAAAAGAGCGTCCTATGCAGCCGTACATTGTAGTGGAAGTCAAACAGCCGAAAGAAGCCGACGGGCGTAAGCAAATGGAATCATACTGCAAAACGCTGGGAGCCAGTATCGGAGTTATTACAAACGGAAACACGGTGGAAGAGTTTTATGTAAACCGGCAAAATCCCAAAAGCAAAACAAGCTGCCTTGAAAAATTAAGCTATCTTCCCAAAGCCGATATGAGTTTAAGCGATGTACTGAATATTAGGTATACGCTTAAAAATCTTATTATAAATGATGAATTGAAAACTACAACACTTAAAAAAATTATATTGGGATTTGAAGATGTAGTTCTTGCCAATTCCGGTGTAGACAGTTTTGAAGAAATTTTCAAACTTATTTTTACAAAACTATATGATGAATTTTTGTCGGGTAAGGACGCCGATACGATTGCCGTTTTAATCAATGATGCCGGCAAGCACATAGAAGAAATTGATGATACGAAATTCCGTCTTTTGGAGTTTAGAAATACCGGCACGGAATTGGAAGTACAAAAAAGATTAAACGAATTATTTAAAAAAGCGCAAACACAATGGAGCGGTATTTTTGAAGACAATGCAGGGTTTAAATTGACCCCTTCGGAATTAAAACTGTGCGTTTCTTATTTACAGGATGTAAAATTATTCAATTCAAATTTGGAAGTGATAGACGACGCGTTTGAATATTTAGTGAACAAAGAGCAAAAAGGAGATAAGGGACAATATTTTACACCGCGCTATGTTATTGATATGTGTGTAAAAATGCTGAATCCGAAACCGGAAGAAACAATGATTGATACCGCTGCAGGAAGCTGCGGTTTTCCGATGCATACGATTTTTCATGTATGGAAAAACCTCAATCCGAATGTTACCAATCATCTTACCACACAAACAAGAACGCAAGAAGAAAAAGATTATGTACGCGATAAAATTTTTGCAATTGATTTCGATCTTAAAAGCGTCCGTGTTGCCCGTACGCTTAATTTAATCGCAGGCGACGGGCATACTAATGTACTTCGTCTTAATACGCTCGACTTTCGCCGATGGGAAGAAACGCAAAACGATAAATTGTGGCAGCGCGATTATAACGAAGGGTTTTTAAGACTCGGCACATTAAAAACCGATACTGCAAGTTATCAAAAATTTATGTTTGATATTTTAATGGCAAATCCGCCCTTTGCAGGAGATATAAAAGATGAAACCATCCTTGCTCTATTTCCGTATCTAAGCAAAAACGCTTCGGGGAAAATACAAGGTAAGGTCGGTCGCGATATTTTATTTATTGAACGCAATCTTGATTTTTTAAAACCGGGCGGCAGAATGGCGATTGTTTTACCGCAAGGCAGGTTCAATAATTCAAGTGATAAATACATACGCGAGTTTATTGCCGAGCATTGCCGTATTTTAGCAGTCGTAGGTCTACACGGTAATGTTTTTAAACCGCATACCGGTACAAAAACAAGCGTATTGTTTTTGCAAAAATGGGACGATACAGTATGTCCGAAAAAAGACGATTACAATATCTTTTTCGCCACAATGCAGGAACCGAGTAAAGATAATTCGGGTGAAAAAATATATGTTAAAAATGAAGACGGAAGTTTTGCACTTGACAGTCACGGCCATATATATGTAAAGCATGATCTTTTTAATCACGACGGACTTACTCAAGACGGTATAGCGGAAGCTTTTGCCGAGTTTGCAAAAAAAGAGGGTTTAAGTTTTTTCTAAAAAGCCCCTTTAACGAAGCAAAATATAAGGCTTTGTTAGAGGGGCTGGAAGTAAGCGTGGTAAGGTTAAGTGAAGTAATAAATGAAAATGACACATTTAGATTTGATAGCGAATATTTTAAGAAAAACTATTTAGAAAATGAGAAAAAAATTTTAAGGTTTGAAAAAAATATCGGAGATTTATGTAGTCAAAATATTAGAAATATTAAAACTTTAAATTTAAAAAAAGATTTTAATTATCTCCAAATCAGTGATGTGGATATTCTTAATGGCTTATCATATTCTACTTCTAAAGTGAACTTTCAAGAAATTCCGGACAGAGCTACCTATATATTAATGAATAATGATGTTTGTATTTCTACGGTTAGACCGAATAGAAATGCAGTTGCCTTAATATACAAACCAAAACGTCTTGTTGGAACAAGCGGTTTTGCAGTATTAAGAGTAAATAAAAAGAAAATATTGCCTGAATTTCTATATATTTTTTGTAAAACAATTTTTTTTATAACAAAAATGTTAAGAAATAATACGGCCTCTTTATATCCTGCCGTATTAAATTCCGATGTTTTGAATTGTAGAATTCCTATTTTACCGATAGCTTTTCAACAAAAAGTCGCAACATTGGTAAAATCGGCTCATACTAATCTTGAAACGGCAAAGCAAAAATATTCCGAAGCGGAAAATTTACTTTTAGAAACTTTACAATTAAAAGATTTCCACATTGCAAATAAACCGGTAAACATTAAGAGCATAAAAGAAAGTTTTCTTAAAACCGGCAGACTGGATGCGGAATTTTACCAACATAAGTATGAACAATATTGGAATTTAATCAAATCGCATTCTTACGTATTTATTCGCGATGAATACACACATATTACGGAAAAACCTGAATGGAAAAATCAACTTTATCAATATATCGAAATCGGAGATATAAACATAAATGACGGTTCATATCAATCTCATTGGATTGAATACAAAGAATTACCGGCAAATGCAAAAATTCAAGTAAAGCAAGGTGATGTGCTAATTTCAACAGTCCGCCCCTACCGCGGAGCAATAACGATTGTCCGCAGTGATGATAAAGATTTAATAGTAAGCGGTGCATTTACTGTGTTAAGGAAAAAAACTCACTCCGGTTTTAATACCGAAGTGTTAAAAGTATTGCTCCGTTCCGAGTTATATAAAGATTGGTTGTTGCAATTTAATGTAGGAACAAGTTATCCGGTAATTAAAGATGAAGATATTTTGAATTTGCCCATACCGGTAATTTCAAAAGAGTATCAAACCAAAATCGCCGAGTATATACAAAAAGCACAGATACTACGCGAAGAGGCAAAATCATTACTTGAAAATGCAAAATTGAAGGTAGAAAAAGAGATTTCTGCAAATTCATTCTATATTACCCCCCCCCCCCCCCGAAAAAATGATAGAGGAAATCGCTTACTATTATCGGTTGGCGGAGTGGATATTATACGAAGCCGTATTCAATTTACGGTTTGCCCATTTGAGTGTAACGGAGAAAACACTGAAAAATTCTTTTTTGAAAACAGGGCGGCTTGACGCTGAATTTTATCAGAAAAAGTATGATAGGATTTTGAATAAACTTAAACGGCATAATTTTTGTTTGTTAAAAGACATTGTAACTATAAAAAAATCGATCGAACCGGGTTCCGATTCTTACGATACGGAAGGTCTTCCTTTTATACGTGTTGCCGATTATGATAAAAATGGTATATCAAAACCCGCTAAATATTTATCTGAAAAATTTTATAATGAAAATCAAACCTTATTAAAAAATTTAATGCCTAAAAAAAATACGATACTTTTTTCTAAAGACGGCAGTATCGGTATTGCTTATTTACTAACCGAGGATTTATACGGTATAACAAGCGGCGCTATTTTGCATTTGGACATTAAAAACAAAAAAGAAATTCTACCGGAATATATAACCTTAGTATTAAATTCGGCTGCCGTAAAAATGCAAGCGGAAAGAGATACGGGAGGTTCTATTATTCAACACTGGCAGCTGACTGCTATTGAAAACATTATTATTCCTGTTGTACCTATTGCAATTCAACGAGAAATCGCAGAACTTATAAATATGAGCTTTACATTAAAAGCTGAAAGTAAGGCATTGCTTGAAAAAGCTAAAAAGCTGGTAGAAGATGAAATAGAAAAATGATTTAGCTGAAACTTGCATACATATCTGGTTTTTAACAATACTGCACGATCTCAGAATTCCATCAGCTTACCTATGGCAAGCGATCCTCGACTTTTGATAAAGTCTGCGGTTGATGGAATTATAAGGAGGCTTATTTTAGACAATGCAGATAGTATTGCCTAAAAACACTGTCAAGTTTGCGGATCAAACTTGCAGAATGTATGTGCTTTTTCAGGCTGACACCTTACAAAAGCACAGGTATTCGACAGTCTCAAAATCTGATGATTTCTGCGGCTGTCGAATTTTAATGGAGCTTTTAATACGCCGGCGGCAGCGGGGTTGTTGAAAAAGCAGGCGGGGTTGAAACAACTCCCGCTGCCGCAACGCCCTAAAAAATTGTGTTATCGGCAATTCATACCCGCCTTAACATTGGGGAACAAACGCATAAAAGTGAGGCCCCAAGCTCTGCAAACTAAGCGGGCTTCCAAAGCGATTACAAGTCGGCACAGCAAAGCCGAACTC is drawn from Treponema pedis and contains these coding sequences:
- a CDS encoding restriction endonuclease subunit S, which codes for MVRLSEVINENDTFRFDSEYFKKNYLENEKKILRFEKNIGDLCSQNIRNIKTLNLKKDFNYLQISDVDILNGLSYSTSKVNFQEIPDRATYILMNNDVCISTVRPNRNAVALIYKPKRLVGTSGFAVLRVNKKKILPEFLYIFCKTIFFITKMLRNNTASLYPAVLNSDVLNCRIPILPIAFQQKVATLVKSAHTNLETAKQKYSEAENLLLETLQLKDFHIANKPVNIKSIKESFLKTGRLDAEFYQHKYEQYWNLIKSHSYVFIRDEYTHITEKPEWKNQLYQYIEIGDININDGSYQSHWIEYKELPANAKIQVKQGDVLISTVRPYRGAITIVRSDDKDLIVSGAFTVLRKKTHSGFNTEVLKVLLRSELYKDWLLQFNVGTSYPVIKDEDILNLPIPVISKEYQTKIAEYIQKAQILREEAKSLLENAKLKVEKEISANSFYITPPPPRKNDRGNRLLLSVGGVDIIRSRIQFTVCPFECNGENTEKFFFENRAA
- a CDS encoding restriction endonuclease subunit S encodes the protein MNKLKRHNFCLLKDIVTIKKSIEPGSDSYDTEGLPFIRVADYDKNGISKPAKYLSEKFYNENQTLLKNLMPKKNTILFSKDGSIGIAYLLTEDLYGITSGAILHLDIKNKKEILPEYITLVLNSAAVKMQAERDTGGSIIQHWQLTAIENIIIPVVPIAIQREIAELINMSFTLKAESKALLEKAKKLVEDEIEK
- a CDS encoding helix-turn-helix transcriptional regulator is translated as MEKIYSSFLKHTNSHIIKGNNPYRNFETYFFSSEIGTGYTAIYSVDSYADICITDHIYYSDFKYAVPTDEGIYFQQYDSIDSERKYYAGRVYPGMQYLTVKQKPGTVCYVIKKKTPARVIGVQLKPEYYRSYLKKMFGIEEDEFSKKIAVLPKEIRIPEISLILNQIRTFAGSSASAKLFFKSKVDEITSLLLQKSDAALKSCHSITKADHEAIMMTIEYIHSNLSKKLSLKQLANMSYMSPSKFKYVFKAVTGLTLGSYMLNTRMEKACVMLCKTNMYVANIAQSLGYSNTGYFSARFKEYTGLLPNEYRCR
- a CDS encoding N-6 DNA methylase, with the translated sequence MTLKELLHTSGYTLSQFKQEKIAVFEKTIILKGEKQTPYINCIIRGKEIKLTPEEAVRQLYTQTLIEEYGYDKQNISFEYQVQMGRDSHKRADIIVFEKERPMQPYIVVEVKQPKEADGRKQMESYCKTLGASIGVITNGNTVEEFYVNRQNPKSKTSCLEKLSYLPKADMSLSDVLNIRYTLKNLIINDELKTTTLKKIILGFEDVVLANSGVDSFEEIFKLIFTKLYDEFLSGKDADTIAVLINDAGKHIEEIDDTKFRLLEFRNTGTELEVQKRLNELFKKAQTQWSGIFEDNAGFKLTPSELKLCVSYLQDVKLFNSNLEVIDDAFEYLVNKEQKGDKGQYFTPRYVIDMCVKMLNPKPEETMIDTAAGSCGFPMHTIFHVWKNLNPNVTNHLTTQTRTQEEKDYVRDKIFAIDFDLKSVRVARTLNLIAGDGHTNVLRLNTLDFRRWEETQNDKLWQRDYNEGFLRLGTLKTDTASYQKFMFDILMANPPFAGDIKDETILALFPYLSKNASGKIQGKVGRDILFIERNLDFLKPGGRMAIVLPQGRFNNSSDKYIREFIAEHCRILAVVGLHGNVFKPHTGTKTSVLFLQKWDDTVCPKKDDYNIFFATMQEPSKDNSGEKIYVKNEDGSFALDSHGHIYVKHDLFNHDGLTQDGIAEAFAEFAKKEGLSFF